In Actinomycetota bacterium, the DNA window GAGCTTTTCCAGGCGCACCTTAACGTCCAACGCTTCCAGCAGCTCCTGCTTCTCCTCCAGGCTGATGTTGATGTTGGAGGCGATGAAGTCGGCCAGGTTGTTGGGCTCGCCGATGTTCATGGCGGCGATGAAGATCTCGTTGGGGAGGTAGGGCGCCAGGGAGACCATCTTCTTGAACTGGGTGAGCACGTTGCGCGCCAGACCCTCGAGTTCCACCGACTCCTCGATGACCTCCCTCACCTTCTCCACCCTCGCCTTGAGGTAGGGCTGCCGCTGCACGTACTCCACCAGGCGGATGCGCTGCACCCCCTGGACGAAGAGCTGCATGGAGCCGTCGGGGAGCTTGAGCATGCGGATGATGGCGGCGGCAGTGCCGATGTCGTATATCTGCTCCGGCTGGGGGGTCTCGACCTCCTCCCTGCTGGCCACCGCCGCCACCAGGCGGTCGGCGGTGAGGGCGTCGTCTATGAGCCTGACGTATTCCTCCCTGGTGATGAGCAGGGGGACGATGATGTGCGGATAGATGACCGTGTCCTTCAGCGGCAGCACGGGCAGCACCTCGGGGATGTACGGCTCCGCCATGCCCATGGGAAAACTGTTGTCCGGCAAGGTCTACCTCCTGTTGTCGTGATCGGAGACCGCTCTACTCGCTGCGGATGTCCACGCCCCGCAGCCGGTTGCGCTTCAGCTTGGGCAGGGTGATCTCCAGGAAACCGCGACGGTAAATGGCGCGGGTGGCGTCGGCGTCGATGTCCACCGGGAGCTCGAGCTTCCTCTCGAACTCGCCGTAGTTGATCTCCAGCATGTGGGCGGTGCTCATGTCCTGGGGCTTGAACTGCCGACGCTTTCCCCTCACGGTGAGTACCCTGCCGTGCAGCACCACCTCCACCTCCGCCTCGTCCACCCAGGCCAGCTCCAGGACCACCGTGAAGTGGTCAGGGCACTCATAGACGTCGCAGAGCGGTTTCCACGCCTTCTCGAAGACCGCGGAGGGCTTTTTCCAGCGCGGCATGTGGCTGAAAAAGCGCTCCATCTCGCTGCGCATGTTCAGCAGCTCGTCGATCTCGTCTCCATCCCAGAAAGCCTCAGTCAAGACACAACCTCCTTATGCGGCACACATGCCCTAAACTTTTTAATTATACCCAAATCTCCGCCTGCCGAACCCCGAGGGGGATGAGCCGCGCGCCGGGCTCGGGAATACGCCTCCGCCCGCGATGCGTGTCGCCCGCCCTCGGCGACAGCAGCCCGGCCCGGGAAAGGGCATCCCGGGGCGGCCCTCGGCGGCGAGCCGCGGGGTAGCCAAGACCTTCCCGATGGCGGCGAGCACGAGGAGAACGGGGTGTCCTTCCCCCGTCATGCGGCGCATGGCGGCGGGGAGTTGGCGGAGACCTGAAGCCCCTTTTGCCTGCAAACACCGCTGAGGGAACAGGGAGTCGGTGGGATACCTGGGGCGATGAAGTGAGGAAATATTAACCGGCTTTAGCGGGGTCGGGCGGCGGCCGCCGGGATGACGGTGCGAAGCATGCCATCATCGCGACATGAGGTCGACCCTTGCGTCTCGAAGAGTCCGACCCGCGTCCACGGCATCGGGCTTCCCGCTGCTCCCAACGGGGACGCCCGGTTCCCCCCACGCCGGGGGCGGGCGAGGCCTCAGGGCGACGGGGCGGAAAAATCCATGTCGCGGGCCTTGAGCATCTGCTCCGCGAGGGCTTCCCGCAGCTCCCAACGGGGACGCCCGGTTACCCCCACGCCGGGGGCCGGCGAGGCCTCAGGGCGACGGGGCGGAAAAATCCATGTCGCGGGCCTTGAGCATCTGCTCCGCGAGGGCTTCCCGCAGCTCCCTCCCGATGTAGCCGTCATGGGCATGATAGGGGGCGAGGCTCCAGGTGCCCTGCTCGCCTCCCCACACCGCCTTCCCGGGCGAGAGCTCCCCGTCCATGGCCTCCCTTACCGCCTCGAAGATCGCGTTGTCGTCGCGGAACACCAGGGAGGTGAGGACGTGCCCAGGCGATTCTCCTGAGCGGTCGGGGCCCGAAAGGATGACCAGCACCCCCTTCTCGGCGGCCACCTTCAGGACCTCGGTGTTGAAATCGCCGGGGGAGCAGAAGATCACGTCCGCTCCCTTCTTGATCGCCTCCTCGGCCAGGGCTCTCGCCGCCTTCGTATCATCCCCGCGCTCTAGGTAATAGTCGAGGTAGTCAGCATTGGTCGCCCCCGCCTTCACGCCGCGGTCGAACCCTCTGGTAAAGTATGACAGCAGGGGATAGTCGCGGGAGCCGATGAAAGCGACCAGGGGCTTGGCGTTGGTGAGGGGGTGGCTGCCGCGCGCGCTCAGCCAGGCCGCAAGGTAGCCACAGAGGTACGTACCTTCCTCCACCCGGTAGCGCACCACGGTCACCTCGCCCTCTCCCGTCACGGGCTCGGAAGGCTCGAAGTCCAGTGCCACCACCGCGCCCCCCCAAACCTGCGGCCGCGCCTCCAGCACTGCCCGGGAGGAGGAGCCCAGCGATATCACCAGGTCGTAGGGCTCGCCCTCCGCGTCGAAGAGGTAACCCAGGTCCCCCCCCTCCTCCGGAAGGATGAAATCGACGCCGGCGCCCAGCACGCCCTCCGCCCTGCGCGCTCCGTACTCGGCGATAAGGTTGCGCCCCTCCTCCCAGCCGCCGGCGGGGAATCCCACCACCGCCACGCGGAATCCGGGCTCCGGCCGGGAACATGAGCTGGCGGCCAGCGCGGCCGTTAAGATGAGAAGGCAGGCGAACGCCGCCCGGCCCAGACGCTCCAGCGCCGCCCTCATGAGGATTCCTTATATATATGAAGGACGCGTTCCGTTGCTCGCATTTGGCGTTTATTATACCAGCATCCGCGCGTCATCCGGCACCGCCGCCCGGGCCGTCCACGGCGGCGCCCGGCGAGGTCTGCCGGCGCTCGCGGGTCAGGGCGACGAGGAGGATGCCCGCGGCGACCAGCAGCGAGGCCGCCAGCAGCCGGTAGGATACCGGCTCTCCCAGGAAGAGATGGGCACAGAGCAACGCCAGCACCGGCTTGAGATAGAACAGGCTCGCTCCCCGCGAGGCGGGCACCCGGCGCAGGCCCTCGAAATAGAGGAGGTAGCCCAGGCCCACGGTCACCGCCCCCAGATAGAGCAGCCACCACCAAGCGAGGGCTCCGTACGAGGCCATCTCTCCCCAGCCTCCCGTCACGGTGAGCAGCGCGGCGAGCAGAAAGGAGCCCGCCGCCATGGTGAGGAAGGAGACGGCGAGGCCGCCGAAGCGCTCCGAGTACCTCTTGCCGTAAACGCTGTAGACGGACCAGGTTAGGGCGGAGCCCAGGACCATCATCCCGCCCAGGAAATCCCCCCGCGCGAAGAGGCCCGCGAAATGAAAATCGGTGACCGCGGCGAACGCTCCCAGCAGGCCTAGAAGCACCCCCAGCCAACCCGCTGCCCCCAGCCTCTCTCGCAGCGCCAACGCCGCCACCAGGGCCGTGAACACCGGGTTCATGGAGAAGATGACCGCCGCCACGGAAGCGCTGGTCCTGTCTATGCCCTCGTGCAGGAGGAAAAAGGTGAGGAAGACGCCCACCGCTCCCAGTGCCGCGATTCGCATACCGCTCTCGCGCAGAGCGGAGAGCACCAGGCGCTGCTGTCCGCGCAGGGGCAGGAGCAGGAACATGAACGCTGCACCGATGAGGAAACGCAGCGCCGCCACCTGGGTGGATCCGACGGGAGCTTGCCCCGCAGGCCCGGACTGGAGATATTTGGAAACCACCTCGATGGTGCTGAAGAGCACGATTGCTCCCGCCACCAGGAGATATCCTGCGCGCCTCATCTACACGCCCCCGTTCCGGCGCGCAGCCGGGACCGTGCGGGTGACGTCGTCGCGGCAGGCGGGGCGCATGGGCTCTCAGGGGCTGACGTAATCCTTGCCGATGACCAGGATGACATCGGCGTCATAGGTGATGGCCACGTCTTCGTCTTCCTCTATCACGTATGCCGCGTTGGGGTTGAGATCGCGAGCCACCACCCTCGCCTCCGCCTCGTGCCCGGAGGAATAATAGACCGTGGTGGCCTGGTAGGGGTTGACGGTGTTTCCAACGGTGATGTCGGCATAGCCCTTGTCCTTCAGCCTCTCGGCGACCTTCGAGGCCATGCCCTCCCAGCGTACGCCGTTGAGCACCGCCAGGTTGACGCGGGAGCGTTCCACCTCGGACTCGGGGATGTTCGTCGCCTTCTGCTCGTTCGCCGCCAGCTGTTCTTCGGGGGTCATGCTGCTGCAGTAGAGCTCGATGTTGCGGAAGATACGCGCGGTCTCCTGCTGGTCGAGGATATAATACCAGGGCTGGCCGGCCGCGGGCACGGGATCGTCTCCCGGCAGGGTCACGAACTCCACGTCCTCCACCCGCATACCCTGCAGCGCCTCGGCCAGGGTGAAGATGAGATCCGGCTCCAGGGTTGTGTCCAGGTATCTCACCGCCGCGTCAAGGATCCTCAGCAGGGACTGCAGGTCCTTTACCTCCACCACCTTCTTCATCATCGCCGAGAGGAACCTCTTCTGGTTCTCGATGCGGTCGAGGTCCCCCCGCGGCAGGTTGCGGCTGCGCACCAGGATGAGGGCGCTCTCGCCGTTGAGGAATACGTCCCCTTTGGGCAGGGTGCCCACCTTGGGGTCGAGGATGGGGTAGTCGAGGTGGAGCACCACTCCCCCCACGGCATCCACGATGTTCTTGAAGGCCTCGAAATCCACCTCCGCGTAGCCATTGATCTGCAGGCCCGAGATCTCCTCCACGACATCTATGGCCCCCGCGGGGCCCTTGAGGGAATGGGCGGCGTTTATCTTCTCCGTGCCGTATCCGGGGATGGTGACGCGGGTGTCGCGCGGTATGGAGACCAGCACCGCCTTCTTCTTCTCCACGTTGACCGAGGCGAGGATCATGACGTCCGAGCGCGTATATCCCTCTTCGCCGGGGACGCTGCCGCGGTCGATGCCGATGATAAGGACGTTCAGGTTCTTGGAAGGGTCGATCCATTTCTTGATGCGCTCGCTGACGCCCGGTGCCTGCTCCTCGGTGATGGTGGTCTCCTTCCAGCGCATCCTGAAATAATGCTTGCCCGCCCATATCTTCACCACGTCGAGGTTGAGGATGCCGACCACCAGGCCCCCCACCAGCAGCAGGCAGGCGAGCACCTTGATGACGGCCTGCCTCTTGCGGCGTTTCCTTATCTTCAGCCTTTCCTGTCTCTTCATTTGAAGGTTTGACGCCCTCCCGCCTCCGGCTGTTCCGAACGCGACATGCGTATCATCCGTATTATATAGGCATCGCGGCCGCGCGCGGAAACCACCCGCACCTTTCCGAGAAGGCGCAGAAGAGCTCCGCGGCTCACGGGCCGCGAGCCTTACGGCTTGAAGACCTTTCCATGACAAGGCCTCCGATGGAAAGCGCTGGTCCCGCGCGCCCTACCGTGGGTCCTCCAGGTCGAACTCCTCAGTTGCCAGCCCTTCCTCAAGGGAGCCGATGAGCTTCTCCACCCTGGAGCTCGCCTCCGCCAGCCGCTGCCTGGCCTCCCGGATGAGCCCCACCCCCTCCTCGAAGAGGCGCAGTCCCTCCTCCAGCTCCAGGTCCTCCTTCTCGAGAGTGGCGGTTATGCGCTCAAGCCTGTCCATCATCTCTTTGAAGGTCATCTCACCCATATCATCCTCACCCCGCGATCCCTCATCTCATCCTCGCTTATCCGTCATCCCGCAACGCCGCATATACGTCCGCGCCGCGGGGCAATGCCCAGGCGGCGCCCGCTCTCCAGCAGTACCCCGGCGCTCGCGCCCCTCGCCCACCTCGCGATCCGGTTTGCCGGTCCGCGGAACGCAGGTATCCCGGATGCCGGATTTGCCGGCTCCGCCGCCCCGTGCCCCGGCTCCAGGCCGCCCGCCATATTTTCCCCGCCGCTTCCATATGCCTCGCGGGGCACAAGGCCGGCGCGGCGCTCATCCCTCCGGCGATCTCTCCTCCGCGACCTCGGGCCTCACCTCCCTCACCTCGCCGCGTATGCGCCCGTGGTGCAGGCGGATATCCAGGCCGTCGCCGATCTCCACCGCCGCGCTGTCCGTGAGCGGCCTCGTCTCTCCTTCCCTGGTGACGATGGCGTAGCCACGGGAAAGCACCGCCAGTGGGCTGAGGTCGTCGAGGCGGGAGCCGACGAGGCGCAGTCTTCCCTCGGTGCGGGAGATCATGTCCACAGCCGCGGCCTTCAGTTCGCCGGCCCGCCGTGAGGGCTCCGTTTCCCGCCACCGCACCCAGGCACGCAAGGCGGCGGAGAGCTTGCGACATGCATCCTCGATCCTCGAGGGCAGGGCGCGGTACTCCCGCGGGAAGCGCGCCAGTGAGAGCGCCGCCGCCTCCACCGCGCGTTCCCTTCTCTCAAGACATGAGCGAGCCGACGAGATCAAGCCTTCCTCCGCCTCCGCGAGCCGCTGTGCCGCCTGGTTCACCAGCATGGCCGGGTCGGAGAAAGGGCGCCTGGTGAGCAGGGAACCCAGGCCGCGTTCCAGCCGGTGCAGCCCCCGCCTCAGGCCGGAGGCCAGGGCCAGCTCCCTCTGCCGGAGCAGGGCCAGCACCTCCTCCCGCGAGGGCACCACCGCCTCCGCCGCCCCCGTGGGCGTGCTGGCCCGGAAATCCGCCGCCAGGTCGCTCAGGGTGATGTCCGGCTCGTGCCCCACCCCGGTGACCACGGGGATGTGGGAGGCCCTTATGGCCCGCGCCACCTCCTCGCTGTTGAAGGGTTTGAGGTCCTCCAGGGAGCCGCCGCCCCGCGCCAGGATGAGCACCTCGGCGGCCTGGGCCCGGTTGAAGAGGTCGATGGCCCCCACGATGTCCCCGACCGCCTCGTCTCCCTGCACCCTTACCCCGCGGATGAGCAACCTCGTGCCCGGAAAGCGCCGCTTGAGGTTGATCACCACGTCGCGCACCGCCGCTCCCTCCAGGGAGGTGATGAGCCCCACGGTGTGGGGATAGGCGGGGAGCGGCCTCTTCAGGGCCTCGTCGAAAAGCCCTTCCGCGGCGAGCTTGCGCATGAGGAGGAGGAACTCCCTGCGCAGCCTTCCCTCTCCTGACTCCCTGGCCTCCAGGACGTTGAGCCGGAACTGGCCCCGCCGCACATAGACGCCCAGCCGCCCCCTGGCGAGGAGCGACATCCCCTCCCGCAGCTCGCAGTCCATCCCCGCCAGGGCCTCGCGGAAGATGATGCAGGAGAGGGAGGCATCCTCGTCGGAGAGGCTGAAGAAACTGTAATTGGGATAGGGACGCAGGTTGGAGACCTCGCCCTCCACCCACAGGACCAGCCCCTGCAGCAGGCCGTCCGCCAGGCGGTTGACCTCCCCCACCGTGTAGACGCGCTCTTCCTCTTTCGTGCCCATGACAGGGACATTATATCCGGCGGCGGTGCCATCTCCTCTCCTACGCCCGCCGAGAAGACCCCGGGAAGGAAAAACAACCGTGAGGTTGAAATACATGATATAGAGTGCGAGAAGGCCAGAAGAGACCATATGTAGTGTTTACGTCCCCCGGCAGGGTGCCGTGGGCTTGCGATAAAGGGGGTTCGGCTTGGAGATACTGGCCTTGCTCCTCCTGGGCCTCATAGCCATGCTCGCCATCGTCCCCCCCATCATCCGCGGCAAGATCGAGGAGTCGCCCCTGGCCACCACCCAGAGCTTCCAGCGCAGCATGGAGGAGATCGCCCATTCCATAGAGTCGGGAAGTCTGCGTTCCGCCCGAGCTTATGAGGCCAGGTTCGGCGGAGGCAGCCGCGCGTATGCTGAGGATACGGAGCGCAAGCCCTTTCCCCGCCCCGCTCCTGGCCGGCGCAGGGCGAGCGCCGCTACGAGGAGAAACCGCGTCTTTTCCCTGCTCACTCTGCTGGCCTTCTCGTGGGGCGCCGCCACCCTCTTCAGCGGCAAAGCATGGTGCCTGGCCCTTTTCGTCTCCTCCTCCATCATGCTCATAGTGTTCTGGCTGCTCACCATCATCGTCCCCTACCTCGCCGCCCCCGCCCGCACCCGCCGCCGCGAAGGCGGCAGGGGGCGCCATCTCGAGCGTCACCCCGACCGCCGTGCCGTATAGGTGCCTGCCGAGCGCGCGCTTTCCGGCGCGGTTCCAGATATAACATCCGTTGGTAACGTCATAGATTTTTCTCGTATAGGTGCCTGCCGGGCGCGCGCTTTCCGGCGCGGGCAAGCCGTGGAAGCAGATCACGGGACCTGGTCGCGAGCACGCGTCCCGCATCCTCTCCCGGACGTTCACCGAGGCCGCCGCGGAACCCCCCTGCCCGCGACCGCCGCTCCTCGCCCCGGATCCCGGCCGGTGAGGATAACTGCGCATCAGCGTATCACGCCGATCCTCATCAGCAGGAGCACCATGAAAAGATGGAACAGGAAAAAAGCCGCCATGGCCCCAAAGGACTTTCTCCCGTAGCGGGGACGGAAATAGAGAAAGAACATGGCCGACACGAACCCCATGACCCCCAGGACAAACAGGACCGTGATGGCGGCGGGAACCCGTTCTCCGTGTGCACGCATATGCGCGAACATGTACCCCGGAACGATGGCGGTGGCCGCGGAAGAGACGATGACCAGCATCTGCGGCCAGGTGGGCAGTTTGTCCTTCATATCCTTCACCTCCTGTACATGCCATCCCCCATGCGCGGGGGGCGGACCTCCAGATTCCACAAGCTCTCCCGTACCTCGCCGCGCCTGCCGAGCAGGCGCGGCAGTAGGCGTGAGCAGCCCTCCTTAAACCCCTTGCTCAATGACTTCCCGAGCAGCGCCTTGAGGAACTCGCTGTTCAGGGCCAGCCTGCCTCCGCTGGCGCGAGAGAGGACCCCGACCAGCCCCTGTCCGTTTCCGGCCAGGTTGATGGCGCCGACCAGGGCTCCGCCTCCGAAACAGAGGAGCGACTCCGCCAGGGAAGGCAGGTTCCCCGTCGCCATGCGCACGGCCGCGTCGCCCAGGGTAGCGGTGCATCCGCACATGCACACGTAGGCCAGACGGTGGCTCAGCGACACCGCCATCTCTCCCGCGTATGCCGCGGCCGCCGCCGCCTCGCCGGAGACAAGAGACCCTCCCGAGGAGAGGAATCCCGCCGCCAGCGCCTGGGCCGCCTCGGAGGAGAGAAAGCCGGTGGTCACCAGCTTTCCCAGGCCTCCCGTCAGCCCGCCCACTAAGAAGGAAGCCAGCAGACCAAGGGGATGGATGTCTTTTCCTGTGGCGGCACAGAAAACGACATAGATGGCGGCCTCCGCGCAACCGTAGGACAGAAAGGTCTTGCCGAATCCCAGCAGGCCGACCTGGCTCCAACCACTGGCGATGAAGGGAGCCAGGTATGAGGCCGTCAGGCAGGTCCCGGCGGCGGCCATCCCGATGGTCAGCGAGCCAAGAAAACATCCCAGGAAGGAGAAAGAATCGCCCGATGCGAAGGTGTAGTACACCGCGTAACCGATGGCCGCGACGCTTCCCACCACCGCGGCCGTCACCGCCGCGGCCAGGGACAGGCCCAGGATGACGGCTATGCCCGCCACCGCCAGGCACACGATGGCTGCCGCCGCCAGCGCGGCCAGCACCGCTTGCACCACGCGATTGGACAGAGCTGCCCTGGCGACCTCGGCCACGCCCCGGCAGAAAGGGACCAGCCAGGGCTCCACGCAGGCGCGGTAGAAAGCCTGCACGGCTCGTCCCAGGGGTCCGGCGACCCGGCAGGCCAGCCTCCAGGCGGCACCTCCCGCCTTCCCCGCCGCGTGCCATACGGCCTTGAAGGCCCCGCCCAAGGCCCTTCCCCCCGCGGAAAACCCCCTCCCGAGCCATTCGAAGTAGCCTCCCGCCCCGTGGCGCCGCATGAAAGTCCGCAGCGCTTCCACATCTTCCCAGGGCCCGAGGAAAAGACATTCAGAGGGGTCGAGCACGCGTCCCTCGAGAAAGGGCAGGGGATCCACGGCGATGCCGTTCATGAACAACCCGAAATGCAGGTGGGATCCCTGGCTGGAGCGGTCCCTTGAGCCGTCGCTGGTCCCCAGCACCTGACCCGCGGCAAGGCGCTGTCCCCTCCGCACCAGGATGGCGCCCAGGGACACGTAGGTGGTCTTGATGCACGCCCCGTGGGCGACGCTCACGCAGGGGCCCACCGGGGTGCCGCCGGCGAAGGTGACCGTGCCCGCGGCGGCGGACCGCACCTCGCTCCCCCTTGCGAGGGCTATGTCTATCCCGGAATGTCCACCCGCTCCGTAAGGTCCGGCGGCGGGGGCGAAGGGGCAGGTGATCTCCCCCCTCGCCGGCCAGTCAAAGGAGGGTGCCTCCTCCCCGGCCGCCACGGCCGGGGAGGGCGGCGGTTGGAAGGAGAAAAAGAGGATGGTAAGGAGGGTGATGATGAGGAGGGTAAGGGCAGACGCCCGGCTTACGAAGGGTGCCTTGCCGCCCCGCGTGCCGAGGGCACGGGTGGAAACGGGTCCGGAGGCGGCGTCGCGCCACTCCCGCGAGATAACGCGCTTGGCCGGGGTCATGCGCGATACACCGCCGCTTTCCGTCCCCTCGGGGCGGTTCTCCTTCCCTGTGGAAACCAATCAATATACCTCCAACGTGACCGAGGCGGTGGAGCTCGATCCCCTGGAATCGAAAACCTCCAGGACCACCTGAAAACGGGCGGGTATGACGGGGGGGTCGAAGACGTGCTGCGCGGTCATCCCCTCGAGGACCGTCCCGTCACCGCACCGCCAGACGTAGCGGACGATATCTCCGTCGGGGTCGAAAGAGCGCCCTGCATCCATGCTCACGCAGAGGGGAGCCGCGCCGCTGCGCGGAGAAACGGCGAGCACGGCGTGAGGAGGAGAGGGAGCGCGCTCGGGGGCGTCCGGCATGCGCATCCCCTGCGGGGTGGAGGTAGGGGCCTGCTCCACGGAAGGTCCGGAACGGGAGGCGGTGGGGTCCCCTCCCGGGGGCGGCGCGCCGGGAGATCCCTCCTCCATGCCGGATGAGGAGGGACCGGCGGTGCCGTCCGCCTCGCTGCCCCCCGTCTGGTTGCCCTCCCTGCCGGCGCTCACCACCAGCACCACCTTCTCCCCCCGCGTCAGCAGCGATCCCTCGGCTGGCTCCTGCGCCGCCACCCGCCCCGCGGACCACAGGCGCGACGGCGCGCTGCGGCACTCGTATTCCAGGCCCAGCGAATCCAGGAGCCCCCGGGCCTCCTCCAGGGCCATGCCCTGCAGGTCGGGGAGGGTCACCTTTTCCTCTTCCTCCACGGGCGCGGCATTTTCCCGCTCCCCTCTTCCGGAGAGCATCCCGGCCGCGGCCGCAAAGCACACCCATAGAGCGACTCCCCCCAGGACGACCAGGAAGAGGTTGCGCAACACGCTGCTTCTCTTCCTCTCTTCGCCGGGTACGAGGGGCCGCGCCACCATCCCCTCCTTGAGAAAGGAAAGCCCGCCGGGGGCCGGGGTCTCGCCCGTCCCGCCCTCCTCTTTAGAACCGCTGCCCTGAAGACCGCGCAGCACGCTCGCCTCCAGCTCCTCCAGGAGAAGGCGCGGCGAGGAAGGCCGGTTCCTCGGAAGGGGGTCCGTGGCGGTATCGAGCAGGCTTCGCAAGCGTTCCGAGACCGCTTCGCGCGGCAGTATGCCGCGGATCATGGCCGCCAGGGCATAGACGTCCGAGGTCCTCAGCCCCTCCACGCCGCCGTCCGTCTCGGGAGCGCGGTAGAGGGATACGCGCTGTGCGAGGCGCGGCTCGCTCTCCTCCAGTATCCAGCCGTATCCCACCCGGACGAGCTTCACAGCTCCCCCATCGCATACCACCACCTGGCCGGGGTTGAGGCCGAGGTAGAAGAGCCCCCTGCCGTAGGACTCCGCCAGCGCCTCCACCGCCGCGCGCGCTATCTCCACCACCTGCGAGGGCGGCAGCTCGCCGCAGTCATCCAGAACATCGAGGAGTGGCGCCCCCTCCACGTTCTCGCCCACCATGAAAAAGGGACCGCCCTCTCCTATTCGCCCCCATGCATAGAGGACCGCGATATGCGCGCCGCGCACCGAGACGGCGGCCTCGAGGATCTCCTCCACCCGTTCCGCGGCCAGCCCAGCGGGCAGACCCTCCGCCTCCAGGACGTCCACCGAGACCAGAGTCCCCAGCTCCGCGTCCTCGG includes these proteins:
- a CDS encoding M23 family metallopeptidase codes for the protein MVSTGKENRPEGTESGGVSRMTPAKRVISREWRDAASGPVSTRALGTRGGKAPFVSRASALTLLIITLLTILFFSFQPPPSPAVAAGEEAPSFDWPARGEITCPFAPAAGPYGAGGHSGIDIALARGSEVRSAAAGTVTFAGGTPVGPCVSVAHGACIKTTYVSLGAILVRRGQRLAAGQVLGTSDGSRDRSSQGSHLHFGLFMNGIAVDPLPFLEGRVLDPSECLFLGPWEDVEALRTFMRRHGAGGYFEWLGRGFSAGGRALGGAFKAVWHAAGKAGGAAWRLACRVAGPLGRAVQAFYRACVEPWLVPFCRGVAEVARAALSNRVVQAVLAALAAAAIVCLAVAGIAVILGLSLAAAVTAAVVGSVAAIGYAVYYTFASGDSFSFLGCFLGSLTIGMAAAGTCLTASYLAPFIASGWSQVGLLGFGKTFLSYGCAEAAIYVVFCAATGKDIHPLGLLASFLVGGLTGGLGKLVTTGFLSSEAAQALAAGFLSSGGSLVSGEAAAAAAYAGEMAVSLSHRLAYVCMCGCTATLGDAAVRMATGNLPSLAESLLCFGGGALVGAINLAGNGQGLVGVLSRASGGRLALNSEFLKALLGKSLSKGFKEGCSRLLPRLLGRRGEVRESLWNLEVRPPRMGDGMYRR
- a CDS encoding Hsp20/alpha crystallin family protein, with product MTEAFWDGDEIDELLNMRSEMERFFSHMPRWKKPSAVFEKAWKPLCDVYECPDHFTVVLELAWVDEAEVEVVLHGRVLTVRGKRRQFKPQDMSTAHMLEINYGEFERKLELPVDIDADATRAIYRRGFLEITLPKLKRNRLRGVDIRSE
- a CDS encoding LCP family protein — protein: MKRQERLKIRKRRKRQAVIKVLACLLLVGGLVVGILNLDVVKIWAGKHYFRMRWKETTITEEQAPGVSERIKKWIDPSKNLNVLIIGIDRGSVPGEEGYTRSDVMILASVNVEKKKAVLVSIPRDTRVTIPGYGTEKINAAHSLKGPAGAIDVVEEISGLQINGYAEVDFEAFKNIVDAVGGVVLHLDYPILDPKVGTLPKGDVFLNGESALILVRSRNLPRGDLDRIENQKRFLSAMMKKVVEVKDLQSLLRILDAAVRYLDTTLEPDLIFTLAEALQGMRVEDVEFVTLPGDDPVPAAGQPWYYILDQQETARIFRNIELYCSSMTPEEQLAANEQKATNIPESEVERSRVNLAVLNGVRWEGMASKVAERLKDKGYADITVGNTVNPYQATTVYYSSGHEAEARVVARDLNPNAAYVIEEDEDVAITYDADVILVIGKDYVSP
- a CDS encoding DMT family transporter, with product MRRAGYLLVAGAIVLFSTIEVVSKYLQSGPAGQAPVGSTQVAALRFLIGAAFMFLLLPLRGQQRLVLSALRESGMRIAALGAVGVFLTFFLLHEGIDRTSASVAAVIFSMNPVFTALVAALALRERLGAAGWLGVLLGLLGAFAAVTDFHFAGLFARGDFLGGMMVLGSALTWSVYSVYGKRYSERFGGLAVSFLTMAAGSFLLAALLTVTGGWGEMASYGALAWWWLLYLGAVTVGLGYLLYFEGLRRVPASRGASLFYLKPVLALLCAHLFLGEPVSYRLLAASLLVAAGILLVALTRERRQTSPGAAVDGPGGGAG
- a CDS encoding PASTA domain-containing protein; the protein is MIGEMLAERYVVKRRLASGRYLSTYEAEDAELGTLVSVDVLEAEGLPAGLAAERVEEILEAAVSVRGAHIAVLYAWGRIGEGGPFFMVGENVEGAPLLDVLDDCGELPPSQVVEIARAAVEALAESYGRGLFYLGLNPGQVVVCDGGAVKLVRVGYGWILEESEPRLAQRVSLYRAPETDGGVEGLRTSDVYALAAMIRGILPREAVSERLRSLLDTATDPLPRNRPSSPRLLLEELEASVLRGLQGSGSKEEGGTGETPAPGGLSFLKEGMVARPLVPGEERKRSSVLRNLFLVVLGGVALWVCFAAAAGMLSGRGERENAAPVEEEEKVTLPDLQGMALEEARGLLDSLGLEYECRSAPSRLWSAGRVAAQEPAEGSLLTRGEKVVLVVSAGREGNQTGGSEADGTAGPSSSGMEEGSPGAPPPGGDPTASRSGPSVEQAPTSTPQGMRMPDAPERAPSPPHAVLAVSPRSGAAPLCVSMDAGRSFDPDGDIVRYVWRCGDGTVLEGMTAQHVFDPPVIPARFQVVLEVFDSRGSSSTASVTLEVY
- the xseA gene encoding exodeoxyribonuclease VII large subunit, with protein sequence MGTKEEERVYTVGEVNRLADGLLQGLVLWVEGEVSNLRPYPNYSFFSLSDEDASLSCIIFREALAGMDCELREGMSLLARGRLGVYVRRGQFRLNVLEARESGEGRLRREFLLLMRKLAAEGLFDEALKRPLPAYPHTVGLITSLEGAAVRDVVINLKRRFPGTRLLIRGVRVQGDEAVGDIVGAIDLFNRAQAAEVLILARGGGSLEDLKPFNSEEVARAIRASHIPVVTGVGHEPDITLSDLAADFRASTPTGAAEAVVPSREEVLALLRQRELALASGLRRGLHRLERGLGSLLTRRPFSDPAMLVNQAAQRLAEAEEGLISSARSCLERRERAVEAAALSLARFPREYRALPSRIEDACRKLSAALRAWVRWRETEPSRRAGELKAAAVDMISRTEGRLRLVGSRLDDLSPLAVLSRGYAIVTREGETRPLTDSAAVEIGDGLDIRLHHGRIRGEVREVRPEVAEERSPEG
- a CDS encoding BMP family ABC transporter substrate-binding protein: MRAALERLGRAAFACLLILTAALAASSCSRPEPGFRVAVVGFPAGGWEEGRNLIAEYGARRAEGVLGAGVDFILPEEGGDLGYLFDAEGEPYDLVISLGSSSRAVLEARPQVWGGAVVALDFEPSEPVTGEGEVTVVRYRVEEGTYLCGYLAAWLSARGSHPLTNAKPLVAFIGSRDYPLLSYFTRGFDRGVKAGATNADYLDYYLERGDDTKAARALAEEAIKKGADVIFCSPGDFNTEVLKVAAEKGVLVILSGPDRSGESPGHVLTSLVFRDDNAIFEAVREAMDGELSPGKAVWGGEQGTWSLAPYHAHDGYIGRELREALAEQMLKARDMDFSAPSP
- the xseB gene encoding exodeoxyribonuclease VII small subunit; this translates as MTFKEMMDRLERITATLEKEDLELEEGLRLFEEGVGLIREARQRLAEASSRVEKLIGSLEEGLATEEFDLEDPR